A part of Molothrus aeneus isolate 106 chromosome 10, BPBGC_Maene_1.0, whole genome shotgun sequence genomic DNA contains:
- the LOC136560836 gene encoding proline-rich protein HaeIII subfamily 1-like has protein sequence MQSMLWDTLKRHQETGGCTKLLHSGHSVSANNGWQVPAPGAAPGTRSSLGTRSSPGTRSSAGIRGSAAPAPLPLAASRGGHTRGLAGERAPPAPALHRSHTPAPAHTRLAARGSRTARVRPRSRPGQGCGADPPRGPAGRAPARQAGRAEAPRPQRSRRPSRSRARAAPPPSPGVGSDRPPAPPSPYRGSGAPRTRQRRTGAPGTALPGGAPRALSHLPEGAQPRPQPPLTCLAELGASSRARSWSHRSRHATAAAPRPPSARPTLAPPPRPRRPPAPPAGRRRPATARAAPHGTAATGRAGPTATRDRRPLPPAAYAARPPRSREGSAL, from the coding sequence ATGCAAAGCATGCTGTGGGACACGCTAAAGAGGCATCAGGAAACAGGTGGATGCACGAAGTTACTGCACTCCGGCCACAGTGTATCCGCCAACAATGGATGGCAAGTCCCGGCACCCGGAGCAGCACCGGGTACACGGAGCAGCCTCGGCAcccggagcagccccgggaCCCGGAGCAGCGCCGGTATCCGCGGCAGCgccgctccagccccgctgccGCTCGCTGCCAGCCGAGGCGGGCACACGCGGGGACTCGCAGGGGAACGAGCCccgccagcccctgccctgcaccgCTCGCACACACCGGCACCGGCTCACACGCGGCTCGCTGCCCGCGGGTCTCGCACAGCCCGGGTCCGGCCGCGCTCCCGTCCGGGGCAGGGCTGCGGGGCTGACCCGCCCCGAGGCCCCGCCGGCCGAGCCCCCGCCCGCCAGGCCGGCCGGGCCGAGGCTCCGCGCCCGcagcgctcccgccgcccctcTCGGAGCCGGGCACGGGCCGCACCCCCGCCGTCCCCGGGCGTCGGCAGCGACCGCCCGCCCGCTCCGCCGAGCCCCTACCGGGGCAGCGGAGCACCGCGGACCCGGCAGCGGCGTACCGGGGCACCAGGCACAGCGCTCCCCGGCGGCGCGCCCCGGGCGCTGTCCCACCTGCCCGAGGGGGCCCAGCCCCGCCCGCAGCCGCCCCTTACCTGCCTGGCCGAGCTCGGCGCCTCCTCCCGGGCCCGCAGCTGGAGCCACCGGAGCCGCCACGCCACGGCCgcggctccgcgcccgccgAGCGCCCGGCCCACCCTGGCGCCGCCCCCCCGGCCacgccgcccgcccgcgccccctgccggccgccgccgccccgccacCGCCCGGGCAGCTCCGCACGGCACGGCCGCGACGGGACGGGCCGGTCCCACAGCCACGCGCGACCGGCGCCCGCTGCCCCCCGCCGCATACGCGGCCCGCCCGCCGAGGAGCCGGGAAGGGTCAGCCCTCTGA